A single genomic interval of Anguilla rostrata isolate EN2019 unplaced genomic scaffold, ASM1855537v3 scaf1150, whole genome shotgun sequence harbors:
- the LOC135247213 gene encoding interferon-inducible GTPase 5-like: MADVLRSLNLLEVLKESMEKKGLSEVKEAVEDLLISRVNIAVVGESSPKKTALLNSLRGLGPGDGGAAQFPSPSPQEELTVYPNPKHPDFQLWDLPVVPDSSPFDPEEYKKVKFLCYNAVIMTSSRMRFCSNSALVWREARSLQREAVYFALLASERDSRESMEPRRKASQEGLGSEGLASSRVFLVRGTALETLDFPELLEEMWRDVPEVKAAALLLALPALSVAVVTRKRDALKTLVWAAASLSGGVSAIPVPLVSSAVDAGAGVRIPSKACDSLEGLARRRGRDGARLKALRACPLSQEVTKGDVKKLLAAAEKQKPTGARVVEMALPVTAKSASRSFTTMFLALNGADAERVVAAAVGGAD; this comes from the coding sequence ATGGCGGACGTGCTGAGGAGCCTGAACCTCCTGGAGGTGCTGAAGGAGTCCATGGAGAAGAAGGGGCTCTCCGAGGTGAAGGAGGCGGTGGAAGACCTCCTCATCAGCAGGGTGAACATCGCTGTGGTGGGGGAGAGCAGCCCGAAGAAAACCGCCCTCCTCAACTCCCTACGCGGCCTGGGGCCCGGGGACGGTGGAGCGGCCCagttcccctcccccagcccccaagaGGAGCTGACAGTTTacccaaaccccaaacacccCGACTTCCAACTGTGGGACCTGCCCGTGGTCCCTGATAGCTCACCCTTTGACCCAGAGGAGTACAAGAAAGTCAAGTTCCTGTGCTACAACGCCGTCATCATGACGTCCTCTCGGATGCGGTTTTGCAGCAACAGCGCCCTCGTGTGGCGGGAGGCCAGATCGCTCCAGAGGGAGGCTGTGTACTTCGCCTTGCTGGCCTCTGAGCGCGACTCGCGGGAGTCCATGGAGCCTAGGCGGAAAGCCAGCCAGGAGGGGTTGGGGTCGGAGGGCCTGGCTTCCTCGAGGGTCTTCCTGGTACGTGGCACCGCCTTGGAGACCCTGGACTTCCCCGAACTCCTGGAGGAAATGTGGCGGGACGTCCCGGAGGTCAAGGCCGCCGCCCTCCTCCTGGCCCTTCCGGCCCTGTCCGTCGCCGTGGTGACCAGAAAGCGGGACGCCCTCAAGACGCTGGTGTGGGCGGCGGCCTCGCTCTCGGGCGGCGTTTCGGCCATCCCCGTGCCCCTGGTGTCCTCCGCGGTGGACGCCGGCGCGGGGGTGAGGATCCCGAGCAAGGCGTGTGACTCGCTGGAGGGGCTGGCCCGCCGacgggggcgggacggggcgcgGCTCAAGGCCCTGCGCgcctgccccctctcccaggAGGTCACCAAGGGCGACGTGAAGAAGCTGCTGGCGGCCGCAGAGAAGCAGAAGCCCACTGGTGCCCGCGTGGTGGAGATGGCGCTGCCCGTGACCGCCAAGTCCGCCAGCCGCTCCTTCACCACCATGTTCCTGGCGCTCAATGGCGCCGATGCGGAAAGGGTGGTGGCGGCTGCAGTCGGGGGGGCAGATTGA